A stretch of Perognathus longimembris pacificus isolate PPM17 chromosome 1, ASM2315922v1, whole genome shotgun sequence DNA encodes these proteins:
- the Ube2n gene encoding ubiquitin-conjugating enzyme E2 N, translated as MAGLPRRIIKETQRLLAEPVPGIKAEPDESNARYFHVVIAGPQDSPFEGGTFKLELFLPEEYPMAAPKVRFMTKIYHPNVDKLGRICLDILKDKWSPALQIRTVLLSIQALLSAPNPDDPLANDVAEQWKTNEAQAIETARAWTRLYAMNNI; from the exons GAAACCCAGCGCTTGCTGGCAGAACCAGTTCCTGGCATTAAAGCAGAACCAGATGAGAGCAACGCCCGTTATTTTCATGTGGTTATTGCTGGCCCTCAGGATTCCCCCTTTGAGGGAGGGACTTTTAAACTTGAACTATTCCTTCCAGAAGAATACCCAATGGCAGCACCTAAAGTACGTTTCATGACCAAAATTTATCATCCTAATGTAGACAAGTTGGGAAGAATATGTTTAGATATTTTGAAAG ATAAATGGTCCCCAGCACTGCAGATCCGCACAGTTCTGCTATCCATCCAGGCTTTGTTAAGTGCTCCTAATCCAGACGATCCATTAGCAAATGATGTAGCGGAGCAGTGGAAGACCAATGAAGCCCAAGCCATAGAAACAG CTAGAGCATGGACTAGGCTATATGCCATGAATAATATTTAA